The Brachypodium distachyon strain Bd21 chromosome 4, Brachypodium_distachyon_v3.0, whole genome shotgun sequence nucleotide sequence TAGATTTTGTTGAGGAGGCTTTCATGGAGAAGACAGAAGATACATTGAGCCTGCAGCTGGAGTTGGACATACTTAAAACAATTCTTGCAGAAGAGAGGACAGCCCGTGTGGAGGTTGAGGAAAGAGCTACTAGCTTAGGTGATGAGTTGAAAGCAGTGAATTTACGTATTCTTGAAGCTTGCAAACAGAGTGATGCTACAGAGAGCAAACTGAATGATGCAAGATCTGTTATTGAAGCTCTCGAGTCGCAACAGATTCTGTTGATAAATGAAATAGATGAGTTGAAGGATAATAATCACCAAAGCATTGAGCTTCTAAAGAGGAGGGATATAGAAATCTCAAGATTGAATACTGAGTTTGACAACCACCGAAGACATGAATTATTGGCTATTGGAGATTCCAAAATGCAACTTGTAAAGTGTTTAAAAAATGAAGACTCACCTCTGCAGAGAAAGCTGAAAAGGATGCAAGCTTCACTTGAGAAGGCACATGACTTAAATACAAGGTACCAAAGAGATCAGGCATCTGATAGTTCTGCCAAGCAAGAAATGGATGAAGTCCGGAGACAGGTTGAAGTTGAAACAACTGAGGTGATTATGTGCTTGCAAGAAGAGCTTACATCACTCCAACAAGAGTTAGATggtagtaaaaaaaatgaattgtttGCCAAACAAAGCTTAGATGAGCTTCAACTGGAAATGAAACAGTTGAATGATAGGCTACTTGAGGTGATGAAAGAGAACGCGAGCTTTTCTGTTCTaactgaagaaaaacaaaaggaaattcAGCTGATGACCAATGACTGCGAGAGCTTACAAAAAGAGATTATATCACTCCAACAAAACTTAGATGCTAGTAGCAATAGTGAGTTATTGGCCAAACAGTGCCTAGATGAGCTTCGGCTGGAAAGGAAACAGTTGAATGATAGGCTATTTGTGGTGATGAATGAGAATAAAGGTTTTTCTGCACTAATTGAGgacaaagaaaaggaaattcaGCTGTTGACTAATGACTGGAACAGGTTAGCTGTTGACATTGGAACCTTTCTTGTGGATGGAAATGCTTCTCTTGATGAAGCTTCTGACCAGGTTGCCTTTATTTCTGAGTCCTTCTCTCGGAGAAGGTGGATTGAGGATCAAGTCCGGAAGATGTGTCGAGGTATATCTGACAGAGATAAGTTACTTGAAGACCTTCAGAACCAGCTGAAGGAGGCAGATGCTATAAAATATGACTTGGACCTGAAGTTAAGATCCTTAAGAGGAGCAATGGAGGCCGTAAATGAAATGCATCAACATGAAATGAATGATCAAGAAAAAGCAATTGCTCTTTTAAGATCTCAAGTATCTGAACAAGGGCATGTAAATCAGCATCAACTTGAAGAACTTAAGAGAGTAGAGCTTTTGTTGGATGAATCCATTGGGACCTTTCTGCAGAAGGAGGTCCTAGAACAAAACTATGTATCATTATTGACGGTGGTGGAAGAAGAGATTCATCAGCTCAATTCTCAGTTAGACCAGTCAAAGAAATATATAGCTGAATTACTGAGTCAGAGCAAGGACAAGGAGGAGAGTTTTGACAAGCTAAAAAATGAAGATAGTGCAGTTCTGCTTAGAATGTCGTCGGATGTTCTGAAGGCAAAGGGTATTATACGTGAGTTTGGAATTGGATTTAATACATTGCAGTCAAGCCTTTCTGTGGACCCTGAAGAAGTCGTTTGTCAAAATTCAGACTTGAATTTGGAGGCTCGGGTAAGATAATGCTCTTGTTATTTGGTATCGAGGTGAACCGTACAATCCACTATTTATGTCAGTAAGTTCCTCCTGTTAATCAATTGATATCAATTAGAAGTGTCGGCCTTAAAACATTGATGTCATGACAATATTTTACTCCATTCTTTAGGCTGAACTTAAAAGGCTGGGAGCCCTTGAAGCTGGACATCAAAGCAATGCTGAAGCCCTTCGTCAACTTAGTATTGAGATGGAATCTGCAGTTCATGAACTGCAGATGCTGCAGTCTCAAATGGCCAAGCTTctgcaagaaaaggaaaatatgaAAGAATGCCATTTGCAGAGTCAAAGAACTCTTGAAGATCTAAGTTCCGAGGTCCTTCAATTGAAGTCACACATAATTGATCAAGAGAAGTGCTATGAAGTCAGACTTAAAGAATTGGAAACAAAGatgcaagaaaaggaaaatgatgCAGCAACATCGCTTACTTCATGGCATAAAGAGAAAGAGGTAACATTTTGAAAGGCCATTGGGCTCCGTCGAAGTTCTCTTTCTATGATTGTGTTTATTATTTTCTGAAGAACATAAGAACATATTGGGTTTCAATTGGATTTCTAAACTACCATATTCACAAGAGACTTATTTCTTCTTCACCAGAAAACCCCCCACTAGAATTGTTTCCTTTTGCAGTAAAGCATGATTGTACTAGACAAAAAAGATACTCCATACATTTAGGGATGTGGTATTGATGTGCAAAATGCAATAGGATGGTGCTTTTTGGAATTTATGGCAAAATGCCTCTTGTGTTCTTTTAATCACGTGTCATTGTCACATGGGTAAGAAAACATAGTTATTACTTATCCTTACTGGATTATGTGAAAATGGATCTGGTTGAATCAATGCACATGGGTTGAAtgaattttgttgtttcatgTTGTATGTAAATGCAGCAAAGAGTTTGTATATCTGAGGATGGTGTTATGTTTAATTTTTTAAGATAGTTGATCTTGATTACTTGCTATCGATTGTGATCATTCTTTCAGGTACTTGAACTTGAGGTTTCAGAGGCAAAAGGTCTGGCACACCAGAAATCATTTGAGGCTTGTACTCTTATAGCCAAGTTTCAAGAAGCACAGGCAACTATAGCTGATGCAGACTCCACAGTAAATGCACTGGTCAAAGCAAATAAAAACACGAAACTTCAAGTAGAAAActacaaacaaaaagaaagtttGTTTACAGTTGAAAAGGGTGACTTGCTAAGGGAGGTCAGTAGTTTGAAGATGCTCCTAGATTTGAAGGAACAGAGTTACCAGGATATGGAAAGGAAATTTAAGTCAAGCCTGCTTGAGGCAAATGAGGTAGCTCTTGAACTGGAAGATGGCATTAGGTATATGAAGAATCTGCTATCAGAGAACCTTGAGTTTGTTTCTTCTGATGTTGAATGGATGAAGTCAAAACTTCGGCAGTTCGCAGAGTTAGCAAGAACTTGGTTAGAGGAGAACTGGTTAGAGATAATTGGAAAAGATTGTGCTGTTTCTGTGTTGCACCTCTGCCATATGGGAATTTTGTTGGAGAGAATTACTGGGTTGAATGCAGAAAATGGTTTCCTTCAGCATGGGCTCTGTGAGACTAATTCTGTGATATCTAAGCTGCGAGAGCACAATGACAAAGCAAAGAATGAACTCCAAATTTGTAGTGTTCTCAAAGGAAAATTACTGCTTGACATCAACCACAGTTTCAGTCGTATTGCGAAGAAGGAACAAGAAGCAACTGAATTAAGCTCGAGATTGGATTCTTTCGGGAAGAAGATTCTGCATTTGCAAGCACAAGAGGAAGCAATGTTGGCACGGTCAGACTCCATGTATAGTGAACTCTCCGTTTTGATTGAAGAGATTGACGCTACCAACAGGAGTGCTTTGGTAGCTGAATCCATAGAAAAGAAAGAGCTACGTCACCAATTGGAAGAAGCTTTACTTCTCAATGCAACGTTGAAGGATACAATACTTGAAGATTTGAGTGTGCTTGAAGTGAACAATGCTCTACCTGTAAATGACATGAAAAGGTGTAATGAATTTGAGTTTTGCAGTTGGCTTGCAAACTATCACCATGAGGCGGTTATGATCAATACAATTGCAAAAGAAATTGACTCTACTGTCTTGGCTTCAGAACTGGAACAACATAAAGTACAGCTTCAAAAACAAAGGCATATGTTTACTGATGTACTTGAAGGATTGAATATGGAAGCAACTTTGTGGAAAGTTGACCAGGATTTGGGCAGTGTTTCATTACATGCTTTACATGAGGAGAACAGTGATATGAAGATTGATTTGGAGAACCTgaagcaaaacaaggatggagTTATGGAAAGCATACTTGCAATGAGTGAGGAAAACTCAAAACAAAGATTTTTAGTTGACTCCTTGGAATCCAACATCAGTTTGTTGCAAACAGACCTAGATGGAAAAGTCAGAGCTCTGATGGAGTTGCAATGCTCCCATGCAGCCTTATGTAAAGAGCTTGAGTTGAAATCTGAGGTCATTGAACTCGGAATATTGAGAGAAAATGCTTTGAGGTCTGAGAATGATTCATTGAAGCATGAAAATCAGGATATCCTGTGCAGGGACCAAAGGATGGTTGATCTGGTTTCTAATATTGACACAGAGAAGTTGTCTGCTTCCGTTCAAGGCTGTTTGGAGCAAGTTAGTGATCAAGTACATAAATACATTGATGAACAATTGAGCACGGTGATGAAGTTCTCCAATGACTTAGACTCAATTCAGTTGTCTGCTGAGGAGCTAAGCATATATAATTCATTTTTACAGTCTGAATTAGCTAGGAAAGATGAAATGGCCAAGGGCTTATCATTTGATCTTAGCCTATTACAGGAGTCAGCATCTGTTGCAAAAGATCAATCAGATAAACTTATTGAGTTGACTGAAGCAATTAACTCCCTGCAGCAAGAGGTTGCTTCTAAATCACATGAACTTGATAATCTTGTTTCCGGAAGGCAACTACTAGAAGCTCAAATCATGAGTAGTAATGAAAAGATCACTGTGCTAGAGGAGCAGCTAGCAAGTACAGTTTCTGAACTAAAGGTAGTTTCTATGGAGAACAGTGAATTTAAATCTCAGCTCAACCATATGGAAGGGATCAGTTATGCCATGGAAGAGGAGTTAGCCGATAGAAGTAAAGCCACTGAAAGAATGGAAGAACGGTTGGCTGAGCTGACAAGTTTACTCGATGAAAGGAACAGTTTTCTTCAGATTTTGCAAAATGACTTCTCCAAGCTTTTGGATGAGAAGCAATTCTGCGACTCACAGGTGCATATCTTGAGAGAGAAGCTGGAGATGGCTCAGGCAGTGGCAGAAGAAAGTGAAGCAATTGCTGCGGAGGCTCGACAGGTGCTTACCCACCTACTTTATAATTGTTCTCCACTTTTCCCCCTTGAATACTGCTTGTGTTATTCCCCTTTAGTAACCTATCAACGCTTCTATTGTTCTTTTACAGATAGCGGATGAAAGGAAGACATATGCTGAAGAGAAGGATGAAGAAGTCAAGCTGTTGGAGAGGTCAATTGAGGAGCTCGAAAGTACTGTATGTGCTTTGGAGAATCAGGTGAGCTGTTTTACCACCTCTATTTCAGTGTTGATTCATTGCAGTAGCTTTTTACTTAAGTGTATTGGTTATTTCCCTTAAGGTGGGAAACATCAAGGAAGAAGCTGAACGGCTAAGAATACATAGAGAAGAATTAGAAGTGGAGAAAGTCAGGCACCAAATGACATCAGTACCGTGCGCTGGGAAAGTAAGGAGCTCCATGGAAGATGGAATGGTTGATTCAACTGGCTCATTCAGGTTTGTATGTTTACGAATTTAGTTATTGGTTATCTCAGTTGTAACTGTAACACTTGCTAGTTGTTTCAGGTTTTCGCCTGGTTTCCACACATTTTTCATGTGCCTTAACTTTCTCCTGCAGACACTCAAGAGAGATACATAATGAGCTACTGGAGGCTCAGGAGAATATAAGAATACTTGAAAAGGAGGTTGCAGAAAAGGAATCAGAGGTAATGTTCTAATTTCTAACCATGCATGTACTTTTTGTTCCAAGTAGGCAACCATTTCTCACTTAAAATAAAAGTTTCTTAGTTGCTATGACTATGATCATTGCCTATTGtaatcattttttatttagaaaatggaagctttattacGCCCAGCCTCTGCATGCAAGATGCATATAGCCTAGGTTATTGTAATAGTGTTATCCAAATATTGTTGGTTTCAGTATTCACTGTCTTTTCTTTTAGATTGATCAGTGCAAGTCACATATATCAGAGCTAAACCTACATGCGGAGGCAGCAGCACGAGAATATAAGCAAAAGGTAAGAAATTTGATTTCCTGATTTATTTTTAAGAAGTGAAGTTATCAACAGTCTTCAAGAGCACTAATGAAATGTGATCTGGTTAGTTCACGGAGCTAGAGGCCATGGCACAACAGGTTAATAATGACAATGCATCCATAAATGCTTTCTCCACGAGACCAGAGAAGATTAGCTTGAAACCTCGGGGTTCAGGCTCCCCATTTAAGTGCATTGGGTTGGGCTTTGTACAGCAAGTAAATTCTGAGAAAGATGAAGAACTTAGTGCTGCAAAGCAACGTATTGTAGAACTCGAGGGCATAGCAGCTAGTCGGCAAAGGGAGGTGAGACTCCTCCAAGTTCCCACCTTATTCTGTTTATTCTATTCGTAATTTTActaatctttcttttttctatgttAATGTTAGATATTCATGTTGAATGCGAAATTAGCTGCAACAGACAGTATGACACATGATGTGATTCGTGATATGTTAGGGGTTAAGATGAACATGACAACTTGGGCGGTAGGAATACAATGTCTCTTGCCTATTCATATAAGTATATTTCAATTTATACATATATACCACTATTTTTTTATTGACGTTTCCCTATGGAATTGTAGACACTAGTTGACAAACAGCAAAAGATGAGTACAAAAGAGACAGCTATTTGTCAAACCGAAGAATCTAAAGAGGTAAGTTCGacattatatatgcatttCCTTACAACTGATCCTATCACTTGAATTGTATTTAATACCAAGTTTTTACCAGTCCAATGAGCTGATTAAGTTGAAGAAGCGGCTTGACGAATTCATTGAAGAGAGACAGAGGTAGATACTTAGTCATCTATGGCCTCTCTAAAATCTCAATGATAGATGATATGACGTACATGCTAATGTGTTTGCTGCAGTTGGATTGATGAAATAAACCAAAGACAATCAGAACATGGAGCTGCTCGCATTGCCATAGAAAAATTACGACAAAAGGAACATTTTATGGTAGCTGAAGTTGACTTGCTGAAGGTATGGCAATTCAGCTTtccacaaaaaaagaaagggtgtgttctttctttcttgttgtGGTATACATTTGTTTTGCTATATTAATTGGCTGCTATGTTGAAGGCTGAGAATGCAAACTACAAAACCATAATTTTTAATCTTGAAGATGAAGTAAAGAAGCTTACCAGACAACAGAATCTTCAGCTGCGGATTAATCACCATGTCAAAACAAAGGTATCAAGTACTTCTACAactttctactccctccgtcccgaattaactgacatggatttgtatagattcttatagaAATCCAagtcagttaatttgggacggagggggtaGTATTTATGAAAATTATTGTTATAGTATCTGAGCATCTTTCGTGCACTTCCCAATTCCCAATAGGAAGAGAACATCCTGCTGAAAAAGCAGAATGAAGAACTAAGTGCAAAGCTGCAGCAGCTAGGGGCCATTGTTTCCCGCTCAAAGGAAAAGCTTGGCCGCAACAGAGTCTCAGATGGAAAAGATCCAGATGAGCagatggaagaggaagtgtttttgaggaaaaaattAGAGGTGCGTATTACTTAGTTTCTATCTGTAAAGAATTATGGCTGGTACAAGGACACTGATATTCTGTTTATTTGCATGCCAACAGGAAAGTGAACAAGATAGAAACAAACTTGCAGAAAATCTGTCGAGTTTGTGTACCACTGTTCTGAAGGTATGGATATTCTTACTAAGAAGCAAAGCAACGTCATGGAGTGGTTGAAGCGAGTTTGCCATTTTAGTAGATTACATGATCAAACATGAATCCTACTAATGCTACAGGTAGCTGGAGTTAGAAGCTGTGAGTCTGACGCGAGTCTTCTGAAAGCCATGGAAGCCTTAAATCAACTCCAGTGTTGCATTTCTTCTTTGGAGAGTGAGGTCGACGATCTTAGGCTAAAGGTAATAATAATGTGTGATGGTGCAAAAACCGTTTCATATCGAGCTAACTGAACCTTATTTATTAGTAGGATGGAAACCAGTTTCAGTTAACTGCGGCTTTTGTGCTATTCAATCATAGAGGCAAAAATATACTTATCCAATGCTTTCATCTTACTGATGCCCAAATATTGTGACTTTTGCAGTGCAAATTGTTGCGTGAAAAGGCCCGATTAGACGATCTCCGTAGCGACTCGTCCTCTCTGAGCTCGGGGGCGAAAGAGGGCTCCAGATCACCAAGCGTGTGCAGATCTCCGAGCATTTCGCCTTT carries:
- the LOC100844828 gene encoding kinesin-like protein KIN-12F isoform X2 — protein: MVRDLVAHRRTPSRASVSEAGGSNDENAPADDSSAAAAAAALVGAAATAEPDAASRPPLLAIQPSASASGLKRKQESPAPTPSSKLPFRTPEKAAARSRFGWAPPRAEELPPRMTTPRAHRGKAAAAPAASEGGGSAQTTPTKSVSKPAHNYSVGMSGSRQVVMSGGARGLGFSTGARGSAGPVSFGQQPVTAVVNSVEVPHFELREDPSFWMDNNVQVVIRVRPLNSTEKHLHGYNRCLKQESAQSITWVGQPESRFTFDHVACEGVNQEVLFRVAGLPMVENCMAGYNSCVFAYGQTGSGKTYTMLGEISDLEVRPSQERGMTPRIFEFLFARIRAEEESRRDEKLKYNCKCSFLEIYNEQITDLLDPSSTNLPLREDIRNGVYVENLTELEVGSVSDIIKLLIQGSVNRKVAATNMNRESSRSHSVFTCIIESRWEKDSTSNLRFARLNLVDLAGSERQRSSGAEGERLKEAANINKSLSTLGLVIMSLVDLTHGKQRHVPYRDSRLTFLLQDSLGGNSKTMIIANVSPSLCSGNETLSTLKFAQRARLIQNNAVVNEDASGDVLALQHQIRLLKEELAVLKRQRVTRSLPFSANISERSGGDADNGTETMNVDEENDNDAPNRKSLQNLRISNKQLRSLEETLAGALRRESIAETTVRQLEAEIEHLNRLVSQREEDTRCAKMALKFREDKIHRMEALVHSKLPAESYLVEDNKALSQEIELLRARVEKNPEVTRFALENIRLSDQLKRSHQFCNEGERELLLNEVSNLRNQVSQILEERILSEQQNNISAEETELQCSNLASDPEALPMELKRTRQELETSRSELQVCLESNKKLTREIADLQKQFSTIKRSKREEHSNLFEQSDSQTLAKMVDFVEEAFMEKTEDTLSLQLELDILKTILAEERTARVEVEERATSLGDELKAVNLRILEACKQSDATESKLNDARSVIEALESQQILLINEIDELKDNNHQSIELLKRRDIEISRLNTEFDNHRRHELLAIGDSKMQLVKCLKNEDSPLQRKLKRMQASLEKAHDLNTRYQRDQASDSSAKQEMDEVRRQVEVETTEVIMCLQEELTSLQQELDGSKKNELFAKQSLDELQLEMKQLNDRLLEVMKENASFSVLTEEKQKEIQLMTNDCESLQKEIISLQQNLDASSNSELLAKQCLDELRLERKQLNDRLFVVMNENKGFSALIEDKEKEIQLLTNDWNRLAVDIGTFLVDGNASLDEASDQVAFISESFSRRRWIEDQVRKMCRGISDRDKLLEDLQNQLKEADAIKYDLDLKLRSLRGAMEAVNEMHQHEMNDQEKAIALLRSQVSEQGHVNQHQLEELKRVELLLDESIGTFLQKEVLEQNYVSLLTVVEEEIHQLNSQLDQSKKYIAELLSQSKDKEESFDKLKNEDSAVLLRMSSDVLKAKGIIREFGIGFNTLQSSLSVDPEEVVCQNSDLNLEARAELKRLGALEAGHQSNAEALRQLSIEMESAVHELQMLQSQMAKLLQEKENMKECHLQSQRTLEDLSSEVLQLKSHIIDQEKCYEVRLKELETKMQEKENDAATSLTSWHKEKEVLELEVSEAKGLAHQKSFEACTLIAKFQEAQATIADADSTVNALVKANKNTKLQVENYKQKESLFTVEKGDLLREVSSLKMLLDLKEQSYQDMERKFKSSLLEANEVALELEDGIRYMKNLLSENLEFVSSDVEWMKSKLRQFAELARTWLEENWLEIIGKDCAVSVLHLCHMGILLERITGLNAENGFLQHGLCETNSVISKLREHNDKAKNELQICSVLKGKLLLDINHSFSRIAKKEQEATELSSRLDSFGKKILHLQAQEEAMLARSDSMYSELSVLIEEIDATNRSALVAESIEKKELRHQLEEALLLNATLKDTILEDLSVLEVNNALPVNDMKRCNEFEFCSWLANYHHEAVMINTIAKEIDSTVLASELEQHKVQLQKQRHMFTDVLEGLNMEATLWKVDQDLGSVSLHALHEENSDMKIDLENLKQNKDGVMESILAMSEENSKQRFLVDSLESNISLLQTDLDGKVRALMELQCSHAALCKELELKSEVIELGILRENALRSENDSLKHENQDILCRDQRMVDLVSNIDTEKLSASVQGCLEQVSDQVHKYIDEQLSTVMKFSNDLDSIQLSAEELSIYNSFLQSELARKDEMAKGLSFDLSLLQESASVAKDQSDKLIELTEAINSLQQEVASKSHELDNLVSGRQLLEAQIMSSNEKITVLEEQLASTVSELKVVSMENSEFKSQLNHMEGISYAMEEELADRSKATERMEERLAELTSLLDERNSFLQILQNDFSKLLDEKQFCDSQVHILREKLEMAQAVAEESEAIAAEARQIADERKTYAEEKDEEVKLLERSIEELESTVCALENQVGNIKEEAERLRIHREELEVEKVRHQMTSVPCAGKVRSSMEDGMVDSTGSFRHSREIHNELLEAQENIRILEKEVAEKESEIDQCKSHISELNLHAEAAAREYKQKFTELEAMAQQVNNDNASINAFSTRPEKISLKPRGSGSPFKCIGLGFVQQVNSEKDEELSAAKQRIVELEGIAASRQREIFMLNAKLAATDSMTHDVIRDMLGVKMNMTTWATLVDKQQKMSTKETAICQTEESKESNELIKLKKRLDEFIEERQSWIDEINQRQSEHGAARIAIEKLRQKEHFMVAEVDLLKAENANYKTIIFNLEDEVKKLTRQQNLQLRINHHVKTKEENILLKKQNEELSAKLQQLGAIVSRSKEKLGRNRVSDGKDPDEQMEEEVFLRKKLEESEQDRNKLAENLSSLCTTVLKVAGVRSCESDASLLKAMEALNQLQCCISSLESEVDDLRLKCKLLREKARLDDLRSDSSSLSSGAKEGSRSPSVCRSPSISPFR
- the LOC100844828 gene encoding kinesin-like protein KIN-12F isoform X1, whose product is MVRDLVAHRRTPSRASVSEAGGSNDENAPADDSSAAAAAAALVGAAATAEPDAASRPPLLAIQPSASASGLKRKQESPAPTPSSKLPFRTPEKAAARSRFGWAPPRAEELPPRMTTPRAHRGKAAAAPAASEGGGSAQTTPTKSVSKPAHNYSVGMSGSRQVVMSGGARGLGFSTGARGSAGPVSFGQQPVTAVVNSVEVPHFELREDPSFWMDNNVQVVIRVRPLNSTEKHLHGYNRCLKQESAQSITWVGQPESRFTFDHVACEGVNQEVLFRVAGLPMVENCMAGYNSCVFAYGQTGSGKTYTMLGEISDLEVRPSQERGMTPRIFEFLFARIRAEEESRRDEKLKYNCKCSFLEIYNEQITDLLDPSSTNLPLREDIRNGVYVENLTELEVGSVSDIIKLLIQGSVNRKVAATNMNRESSRSHSVFTCIIESRWEKDSTSNLRFARLNLVDLAGSERQRSSGAEGERLKEAANINKSLSTLGLVIMSLVDLTHGKQRHVPYRDSRLTFLLQDSLGGNSKTMIIANVSPSLCSGNETLSTLKFAQRARLIQNNAVVNEDASGDVLALQHQIRLLKEELAVLKRQRVTRSLPFSANISERSGGDADNGTETMNVDEENDNDAPNRKSLQNLRISNKQLRSLEETLAGALRRESIAETTVRQLEAEIEHLNRLVSQREEDTRCAKMALKFREDKIHRMEALVHSKLPAESYLVEDNKALSQEIELLRARVEKNPEVTRFALENIRLSDQLKRSHQFCNEGERELLLNEVSNLRNQVSQILEERILSEQQNNISAEETELQCSNLASDPEALPMELKRTRQELETSRSELQVCLESNKKLTREIADLQKQFSTIKRSKREEHSNLFENFSSTLQQSDSQTLAKMVDFVEEAFMEKTEDTLSLQLELDILKTILAEERTARVEVEERATSLGDELKAVNLRILEACKQSDATESKLNDARSVIEALESQQILLINEIDELKDNNHQSIELLKRRDIEISRLNTEFDNHRRHELLAIGDSKMQLVKCLKNEDSPLQRKLKRMQASLEKAHDLNTRYQRDQASDSSAKQEMDEVRRQVEVETTEVIMCLQEELTSLQQELDGSKKNELFAKQSLDELQLEMKQLNDRLLEVMKENASFSVLTEEKQKEIQLMTNDCESLQKEIISLQQNLDASSNSELLAKQCLDELRLERKQLNDRLFVVMNENKGFSALIEDKEKEIQLLTNDWNRLAVDIGTFLVDGNASLDEASDQVAFISESFSRRRWIEDQVRKMCRGISDRDKLLEDLQNQLKEADAIKYDLDLKLRSLRGAMEAVNEMHQHEMNDQEKAIALLRSQVSEQGHVNQHQLEELKRVELLLDESIGTFLQKEVLEQNYVSLLTVVEEEIHQLNSQLDQSKKYIAELLSQSKDKEESFDKLKNEDSAVLLRMSSDVLKAKGIIREFGIGFNTLQSSLSVDPEEVVCQNSDLNLEARAELKRLGALEAGHQSNAEALRQLSIEMESAVHELQMLQSQMAKLLQEKENMKECHLQSQRTLEDLSSEVLQLKSHIIDQEKCYEVRLKELETKMQEKENDAATSLTSWHKEKEVLELEVSEAKGLAHQKSFEACTLIAKFQEAQATIADADSTVNALVKANKNTKLQVENYKQKESLFTVEKGDLLREVSSLKMLLDLKEQSYQDMERKFKSSLLEANEVALELEDGIRYMKNLLSENLEFVSSDVEWMKSKLRQFAELARTWLEENWLEIIGKDCAVSVLHLCHMGILLERITGLNAENGFLQHGLCETNSVISKLREHNDKAKNELQICSVLKGKLLLDINHSFSRIAKKEQEATELSSRLDSFGKKILHLQAQEEAMLARSDSMYSELSVLIEEIDATNRSALVAESIEKKELRHQLEEALLLNATLKDTILEDLSVLEVNNALPVNDMKRCNEFEFCSWLANYHHEAVMINTIAKEIDSTVLASELEQHKVQLQKQRHMFTDVLEGLNMEATLWKVDQDLGSVSLHALHEENSDMKIDLENLKQNKDGVMESILAMSEENSKQRFLVDSLESNISLLQTDLDGKVRALMELQCSHAALCKELELKSEVIELGILRENALRSENDSLKHENQDILCRDQRMVDLVSNIDTEKLSASVQGCLEQVSDQVHKYIDEQLSTVMKFSNDLDSIQLSAEELSIYNSFLQSELARKDEMAKGLSFDLSLLQESASVAKDQSDKLIELTEAINSLQQEVASKSHELDNLVSGRQLLEAQIMSSNEKITVLEEQLASTVSELKVVSMENSEFKSQLNHMEGISYAMEEELADRSKATERMEERLAELTSLLDERNSFLQILQNDFSKLLDEKQFCDSQVHILREKLEMAQAVAEESEAIAAEARQIADERKTYAEEKDEEVKLLERSIEELESTVCALENQVGNIKEEAERLRIHREELEVEKVRHQMTSVPCAGKVRSSMEDGMVDSTGSFRHSREIHNELLEAQENIRILEKEVAEKESEIDQCKSHISELNLHAEAAAREYKQKFTELEAMAQQVNNDNASINAFSTRPEKISLKPRGSGSPFKCIGLGFVQQVNSEKDEELSAAKQRIVELEGIAASRQREIFMLNAKLAATDSMTHDVIRDMLGVKMNMTTWATLVDKQQKMSTKETAICQTEESKESNELIKLKKRLDEFIEERQSWIDEINQRQSEHGAARIAIEKLRQKEHFMVAEVDLLKAENANYKTIIFNLEDEVKKLTRQQNLQLRINHHVKTKEENILLKKQNEELSAKLQQLGAIVSRSKEKLGRNRVSDGKDPDEQMEEEVFLRKKLEESEQDRNKLAENLSSLCTTVLKVAGVRSCESDASLLKAMEALNQLQCCISSLESEVDDLRLKCKLLREKARLDDLRSDSSSLSSGAKEGSRSPSVCRSPSISPFR